The DNA segment attttttattcctacATCTAGCCTTTAATACATTGTGGTTGCAGGTTTGTGATCCGATCCATGTTGGTCTTGGATTGGTTTTTAAGTTTTTAGTTTTCAGTCTttctaatttttgtaattttagtttttagttttcatCTTgccttaaatattttttatttctaatttttgttgTTGGAAGCAAGCACATTGAATAATTGGCTAGTAAGGCTCATCTGTCTAAAACGAGACAATTATAAAAAGTATCACTTTTATTATAGGCCATTAAATAATTTCGGACTAATCAAACcgtctttttaaaaatcataaaaaaccggATAGCAAGACACTTACCTGAAACTGAAATGCACAAAAATAAGTCTGTCATGCCTTTTGCCTTCGAGTCTATTTGTAATTTTGTTCTCATATCCTGATGCTATGTTAATAAAACTTGAAGTCAAGATTTTTTCctgaaattatttaataaaccATACGTTACATTAGGTGCACCACTTGTGCACCTCTCTTATTGTTTTCTTTGTCTTGATCTTTTTAGGATCTAATCTAGCTCCAGTTAcctttggctttggttaaacaTTCCTTGAAACTTTTGGTGAATCAAAAGAACAGCATATGAAGTTATAGGTTTCTGGTAAAAGCTTTGTACTTCTTTTAGTAATTCGTTTACCATAAATACTATGTAGTTATCATAATgtggaaaggaaaagaaaactaagaaaacTCTCATATCTTATGTAAGATATGCTTTAAACTCGCTGCTTTTAATCCGATTTTGTGTCATAAGGTATAGTGTTCCTATAGGACATTAGACCAATGTGTAAATTCATTACGCTGATCTAAACTTGTAAAATCATATGAATTGAATATATCAACTCAATGTAAGTTGAATTCACATCTTATTCAATGCTAAATGACTAATGATCTAACAAGGCCTTCCACACTccatagataaaaaattataaaggtaGTTTGCTTGATAGAGCTCTTGCGGTTccaacaacaaaatcaataattgTTTGTCTACCTAACGATATCTTGAGCAGACCCTAGCCTACATCAATATCATAATTCCTTGAACAAAAAGCTCACTCTCCTTTCACTTACCTTCATAACTCAATATAAGCTCAGATTCCATGTAATAATGTGAAAATTGTAAATATTAATGCGAgcaaaatttatacaaataaacCCAATTCTACCATGAACATAAATGTTGTAGGCGTTCAAACAAATATTTTAGGTGTCCATGGCTTTTAAGGGAATCAAAATTCAATTGACAGAAACAGGaccaaagataaaaaaaaaaaagattatttgAACAAGGCAGTTACTGAATAATGTTATATAGAACAACAAATCAAGTTCCAGATTAAGCTACAAAAGATTagtaaaaataacaaaccacTAGCAAAATTTATCGTATCCTACCTAGAACAACAAcatgaaattttcaaaatttcagatAATTTGTCAAAAATGATAAACAATGGAATTAACTTCTTCCCAAGAGAGCAACAACATACATCATGTTACCTTCATTCCATAATAACCTTTGCACCAAGAGCTTTCATTTTCTCTATTATTTGTTCTCCTTCTTCCTTTGAAACACCTTTCTTTATAATAGAGGGTGTTTTCTCCACTAAATCCTTTGCCTCCTTCAAACCTAAATCAGTAAAGCCCCGAATCTCCTTGATGACTTTAATCTTGGAGGCTGCTTCATAGGACTCTAATTTCAATTCGAATACAGTCTTTTCTGGCTTTTTCTCCTCCTCGGCTTCTGCTGGTGCAGCTTTCGTCGCTGTGAGTCCAGCTATATTTGCAGCTCCTGGCTTCAAGAATCCAACAGTAGGAAGCTCCTTCATCCCCATTTTCTTCATCATAATGTGAC comes from the Arachis duranensis cultivar V14167 chromosome 7, aradu.V14167.gnm2.J7QH, whole genome shotgun sequence genome and includes:
- the LOC107458541 gene encoding uncharacterized protein LOC107458541, whose amino-acid sequence is MKPLLRIRHYLPKVLCRQHLRLYVVGLNASNSNMSLRNFGQAARKQEEEDVEEVEIDQRNLPADFDPTTFDPMEHRGPPSERVFRLVDEMASLTVAEAAELGHIMMKKMGMKELPTVGFLKPGAANIAGLTATKAAPAEAEEEKKPEKTVFELKLESYEAASKIKVIKEIRGFTDLGLKEAKDLVEKTPSIIKKGVSKEEGEQIIEKMKALGAKVIME